The following DNA comes from Cucumis sativus cultivar 9930 chromosome 7, Cucumber_9930_V3, whole genome shotgun sequence.
TCTTCCATCTTTCTACCATCCATCAAGTGTCATGTAGGTAGgcaaataaatatattctaaGAAACGGATGGAAACGAttattttggaataaattaacgtaattaaaagtagaaaaggaagcttttgaaaattaaaacatcaattttaaggggataattgaaattattttgggTGCAtttgaaacaagaaaatatgTACAAAGTTCAGCATTACAACGGtaaatttcaagtttcaaaTGTTCTTTGGAATGTAAAGAAGAGCAAACTCCAACACTTATGTGGAGGGACTATAACACATCAAGAAAAGCGCCTTTCACACAACCACCACCCACAACCAAGCTCTTTATTCTACACAAACTGATACAATacaaatatacaaaagaaatatctCTTGCTGTATTTCCAAGTTGAGGTTTTGAAGCTTATTTCATCTCAGCTGGAGCAGCATCCAATTCTCTTCAGCACTGACGAGTCATCCTTGACATCTATTGTCTGACCTTTAGACGGGAGTGTCGTTGAAGCACTTCCAATATCGCCTGCCTCAACTGATCTCTTGCTCACGATTCGATATATTTGAGAGAGTACCTCTGTGAAAGCGCTTTCAACGTTTGTTGCATCCAATGCAGAGGTCTCCATGAAGTACAAAGACTCCCTCTCAGCAAATGATTTTCCATCTTCTGTTGGAACAAGAATAAGGTGTCGTAAATCACATTTGTTGCCAATTAGCATCACTACCATGTTTGGGTCTGTGTGATCCCTTAATTCCTTTAACCATCTTGCagcattttcaaatgttggaCGTCGAGTGACATCGTACACGAGCAAAGCACCTACTGCCCCACGGTAGTAAGCACTGGTTATCGCTCGGTACCTACAAAGAAAGAATCAATCTGAATTAATGATCTTTGAAGTTATAACTACAAATCCATATAGCTATGAGAGTATGCCCATACATACTGTCCTCAACaacttttatttgaatgaaaatcaTATAAACCTCAATTATGAACGCAGCCAGATGATTTAGAGCTTGGGCAAGTTTGGAATGACTTTTCAAAGCACTTGAAGAGTCATTCCAAAGAGGCCCTTATTCTcgtacaaaaaataaaataaaaccaacaaAGAAGAAGTCCCATAAAACTTCCAGTCAATTATTGAGTTAAATAGGAGGGGAAAAAGTACAAAGCGAAGGCTCAGTCAAGTGGACCCAAGGTTAGCTAGTTGAgcaactaaaattatattggAAACTACAAGTTGGAAGTTGTTTAACCCTTCTGCGGTGGCAagcaaattaagaaaaactttatatttctATTCACATGAATATTACAAAATGGACTAGAACATCCAGAAGCATAGAATTTTCTAATCCACCTCACCCCCCACACCACCTACCAATCCAATGGATTTGGATTGATGTTTTTCAACAGTTAATAATCTCAGGAATAGTTAGTTAACGAAAAAACAATCTtatcaaaaatgaaaatcataatgAACAAAAGAACTTCAACCCTCAATTGaggtagaaaagaaaacctcAAATGACTAACCAGATTAAGTTGAGCACAGTATAACACATCTCATATgatttatatgatatatatgtcAAGTAAAAAATTACTCAGAGTTCAAACAACTACTTGTGTCAATACACCTAGCCCTTATACTAATGTGATAAATAATCCTTAGATGCCAGCTTCAGCATGTCCATACTACCAATAAACTTCCCTGCTTTATTTGATATGAGTATATATCACAAAACGTCACACAATTACTTGTGCTCGTTATTGTTATGGACCTACAGAACCCTTGCACAAATATAGAAACTATACTTTTTAGAGACAACAATTACGAAGGGAGCCATTGAACCCTCTGACCTCTTGGTATGGAGGTCATATGCTAATACCATTGAGCAGAATTCACTTTGGCAATATAGAAACTATTAGTTGCCAGCTTCTGCACATTTCGATAAATGGTCTCAGATTCTAGTGGCTGTTTAAAGTTCAGTAAAGAAAAGCCTTGAAGTTTGAACTAGGCTACAATTCTAAGATCACACTAGAccattgtatttattttgacCCATAACTATTAAGAAGGTAGTATGGATATTGAACAGATGAGAATTTTGTTTCAGGGAGACAAGAGAAGTAGTCTACATCGGCTTCATTTGATCAGGACACTTTGAACACCAACCTAGGAGGAAATGGAACAATTCCTTATctctagaagaaaaaaatatctgAGAGGCTCCATTTCTATGCAATGATGCCACAAGTTCCTCCAATGGACAAGCAAATAAAAACTAGAACAACCGAACAAGTACTAACAAAACCGAAAACAACACCATTCCAATTGCAAATGATACCAATTATGCACTCACTCCCCATGGAAATTGTTGACAA
Coding sequences within:
- the LOC101209668 gene encoding ras-related protein Rab11D, translating into MAGYKGHDEYDYLFKLVLIGDSGVGKSNLLSRFTRNQFNLESKSTIGVEFATKSLEIDGKVIKAQIWDTAGQERYRAITSAYYRGAVGALLVYDVTRRPTFENAARWLKELRDHTDPNMVVMLIGNKCDLRHLILVPTEDGKSFAERESLYFMETSALDATNVESAFTEVLSQIYRIVSKRSVEAGDIGSASTTLPSKGQTIDVKDDSSVLKRIGCCSS